A single window of Deinococcus betulae DNA harbors:
- a CDS encoding RluA family pseudouridine synthase codes for MPPEDAPSNAGYAYRAVVRQAGTLLDFLSLHYPHSAREVWAQRLAAGQVEVQGRRAQGGECVRAGQVVVWHRPPWREETAPLHFGVLHEDSALLAVNKPSGLPTLPGGGFLAHTLLSLVRAQYPGASPLHRLGRGTSGVVLFARTGEAGSALARAWRDHEVTKVYRALSSGEAAQHTYDITAPIGPVPHPRLGTVYAAQPEGKPSVSRAQVRRRTPGQTLFDVQIATGRPHQIRIHLASIGHPLVGDPLYGAGGLPLPDLPGLPGDLGYWLHAWTLGFRHPVSGQHMLVEAEPPPELQ; via the coding sequence ATGCCCCCTGAGGACGCCCCCAGCAACGCCGGCTACGCCTACCGGGCGGTGGTCCGGCAGGCTGGCACCCTGCTGGACTTTCTAAGTCTGCACTACCCCCACTCGGCGCGGGAGGTCTGGGCTCAGCGGCTGGCGGCAGGTCAGGTGGAGGTTCAGGGCAGGCGCGCTCAGGGGGGCGAGTGCGTGCGCGCCGGGCAGGTCGTGGTGTGGCACCGCCCCCCCTGGCGGGAGGAGACCGCGCCTCTGCACTTTGGGGTGCTGCACGAGGACAGCGCCCTGCTGGCCGTGAACAAGCCTTCCGGACTGCCCACACTGCCGGGCGGAGGCTTTCTGGCCCACACGCTCCTGAGTCTGGTGCGCGCGCAGTATCCGGGGGCCAGTCCCCTGCACCGCCTGGGACGCGGCACCAGCGGCGTGGTGCTATTCGCCCGGACTGGCGAGGCCGGGTCGGCCCTGGCCCGCGCCTGGCGCGACCATGAAGTCACCAAGGTCTACCGCGCCCTGAGCAGCGGTGAGGCCGCGCAGCACACCTACGACATCACCGCGCCCATTGGCCCGGTGCCGCATCCCCGGCTGGGCACGGTGTACGCGGCCCAACCGGAAGGCAAACCCAGTGTCAGCCGGGCACAGGTCAGGCGGCGCACGCCCGGCCAGACCCTCTTTGACGTGCAGATTGCCACCGGGCGCCCCCACCAGATTCGGATTCATCTGGCCAGCATCGGGCATCCGCTGGTTGGCGACCCGCTGTACGGCGCCGGCGGCCTGCCTCTCCCTGACCTGCCTGGGCTGCCCGGCGACCTGGGCTACTGGCTGCACGCCTGGACGCTGGGGTTTCGGCACCCGGTGAGTGGGCAGCACATGCTGGTGGAGGCCGAACCGCCGCCAGAGTTACAGTAA